The following proteins are encoded in a genomic region of Gouania willdenowi chromosome 6, fGouWil2.1, whole genome shotgun sequence:
- the pus7 gene encoding pseudouridylate synthase 7 homolog, whose product MAESDSVSMGEKRGYPEDEGKDAPSKKAKVEEEPKNDTSVDEPEDNDPEEEEAGRNEEDGESFADMMKHGLTEQDVGILKYVSDHQGFSGILKERYSDFVVHEINNQGKVVHLDDLSIPVEAQAAVEAEEVPTECEALTDEQKKQLSELQLFKNKEDNVSIEVVDDTKENRTLLHKAIKTQFPGLETKTEEIDGKKFIVAYHTAGKKALAAPRKHFWPKGRGSYCHFVLYKENKDTMDAINVLSKFLRLRPNMFSYMGTKDKRAVTVQEIAVLKITAERLSHLNKCLMNLKLGNFSYKNYPLKLGGLQGNHFTVILRNISGTDEQVNHAMKSLKETGFVNYYGMQRFGTTAVPTQHVGRAILKNDWSQVVDLILKPRPGAEKEFLVRCREEWSKSQDPEAALKKLPNKRCVEGQLLRGLSMYGKKDIVTAFGLIPRNNRLMYIHSYQSVVWNVMVSRRIEAFGLKPVEGDLVLKGTTAHVLTEEEAKSYSIHDVVMPLPGFDVIYPSHHIGEGYRELLSADGLDIDNMRHKVKDYSLSGAYRRILVRPSDVSWKVVQYDDPSVSLVHTDFEKLENKPAPVFNKEGKYNALLMEFSLPPSTYATMAIREVLKLDTSIKKQTQLNTTWFN is encoded by the exons ATGGCAGAATCTGATTCTGTGAGCATGGGAGAGAAACGAGGCTATCCTGAGGATGAAGGGAAGGATGCACCCTCAAAGAAGGCAAAAGTTGAGGAGGAGCCCAAGAATGACACTTCAGTGGACGAGCCTGAAGACAATGACCCTGAGGAGGAGGAAGCGGGGCGTAATGAAGAGGACGGGGAGAGTTTTGCCGACATGATGAAGCACGGCCTCACTGAGCAGGATGTAGGAATCCTAAAATACGTCAGCGACCACCAGGGCTTCTCTGGCATCCTCAAGGAAAG ATACTCAGATTTTGTCGTGCATGAAATCAACAATCAAGGCAAAGTGGTGCATTTAGATGATCTCTCCATCCCAGTCGAGGCTCAA GCAGCTGTGGAGGCCGAGGAGGTGCCGACAGAATGTGAAGCTCTGACGGACGAGCAGAAGAAGCAGCTCAGTGAGCTTCAgctctttaaaaacaaagaggATAATGTCTCTATCGAG GTCGTGGATGATACAAAGGAGAACCGGACGCTGCTCCACAAAGCAATCAAGACCCAGTTTCCTGGTCTGGAAACAAAGACGGAGGAGATTGATGGAAAGAAGTTCATCGTAGCTTATCACACTGCAGGGAAAAAAGCTCTAGCAG CACCAAGGAAACACTTCTGGCCCAAAGGGCGTGGCAGTTATTGCCACTTTGTCCTGTACAAGGAGAACAAGGACACCATGGATGCCATCAACGTGCTTTCAAAGTTTCTCAG GTTACGGCCCAACATGTTCTCCTACATGGGAACCAAAGACAAGCGGGCTGTCACTGTGCAGGAGATTGCCGTGCTTAA GATCACAGCAGAGAGACTGTCTCACCTGAACAAGTGCCTGATGAACCTGAAGTTGGGAAACTTCAGCTATAAAAACTATCCTTTGAAGCTGGGAGGGTTGCAGGGAAATCACTTCACGGTCATTCTCAG AAACATCTCAGGAACCGATGAGCAGGTCAATCATGCCATGAAGTCCCTCAAAGAAACAGGATTTGTTAACTACTATGGCATGCAGCGCTTTGGCACCACCGCGGTGCCAACACAGCACGTGGGCAG aGCCATCCTGAAAAATGACTGGAGCCAGGTTGTTGATTTGATCCTTAAACCTCGTCCTGGAG CAGAGAAGGAGTTCCTGGTCCGCTGCAGGGAGGAGTGGTCCAAAAGTCAGGACCCAGAGGCAGCGCTCAAGAAACTGCCCAACAAACGCTGCGTGGAGGGTCAGCTGCTCCGTGGTTTGTCCATGTATGGCAAGAAGGACATCGTCACCGCCTTTGGACTG atcCCCCGTAACAATCGTCTGATGTACATCCACAGCTATCAGAGTGTGGTGTGGAATGTCATGGTGAGCCGCAGGATCGAAGCCTTCGGCCTCAAGCCTGTGGAGGGAGACCTGGTCCTCAAAGGAA CCACAGCACATGTTCTGACTGAAGAGGAGGCTAAAAGTTACTCCATCCATGATGTGGTGATGCCTCTTCCAGGCTTTGATGTCATCTACCCGTCACACCACA TTGGTGAAGGCTACAGGGAGCTGCTGTCTGCAGACGGACTGGACATTGACAACATGAGACACAAAGTGAAGGACTACTCTTTATCCGGCGCCTACAGGCGCATCCTCGTCAGACCCAGTGATGTCAGCTG GAAAGTGGTCCAGTATGACGACCCCAGTGTGTCACTGGTGCACACTGATTTTGAGAAACTGGAAAACAAACCTGCTCCTGTCTTTAACAAAG AGGGAAAGTATAATGCTCTGCTGATGGAGTTCTCGCTGCCGCCCTCCACCTACGCCACCATGGCCATCAGAGAGGTCCTCAAACTGGACACCAGCATTAAGAAACAGACCCAGCTCAACACCACCTGGTTCAACTGA
- the aplnr2 gene encoding apelin receptor 2: MSNMDLLSSPSPTPFFHCDYTDWTPTFSIIPTVYLLAFLGGCLGNSLVLFVYRDWALSSRTRGREDAVAPRFCCSKVFSRARLTSPQAPKESRGLSSCSSSPRPSRSLTDSLIASLALADLCFLVTLPLWAVYTALGYHWPFGQPLCQVSSFLTALNMYASVFNLSALSVERYWVLTGHRHSGPSRARWVLGAVWVVSGVLALPGLLLRSVREVDVEGTVILSCQMDYSMLIGAEVEEAEREEAEMWSAAALSIKSTLIGFLLPLVVLLVCYCSLAQLLCRHFGHGPRPDRRRQRRLLRVIVTLVMAFFVCWLPLHVNKTLSLLLEFGLVPYTCSLDQILLAAHPYVTCLAYLNSCLNPFLYAACDPSFRKRCRGALQGLCQMNSRGEEPQERKDGEGEDRSFPTRSQNEPEEVDPKL, encoded by the coding sequence ATGTCAAACATGGACCTCCTCTCCTCACCGTCTCCCACACCTTTTTTCCACTGTGACTACACCGACTGGACTCCCACCTTTTCCATCATCCCGACTGTCTACCTGCTAGCATTCCTTGGGGGTTGCCTTGGTAACAGCCTGGTGTTGTTTGTCTACCGGGATTGGGCCTTGAGCAGCAGGACTCGGGGCAGAGAGGATGCAGTGGCTCCACGGTTttgctgctcaaaagttttCAGTAGGGCTCGCCTCACGTCTCCTCAGGCTCCCAAAGAAAGCAGAGGACTCTCTTCCTGTTCCTCATCCCCTCGTCCATCCCGCTCACTGACTGACTCCCTGATAGCGAGCCTGGCCCTGGCAGACCTCTGCTTCCTGGTCACTCTCCCTCTCTGGGCCGTCTACACAGCCTTGGGCTACCATTGGCCTTTTGGGCAACCACTCTGCCAGGTCAGCAGCTTCCTCACCGCCCTCAACATGTATGCCAGCGTCTTTAACCTGAGCGCGCTCAGTGTGGAACGATACTGGGTCCTGACTGGACATCGGCACTCGGGCCCCAGCAGAGCCCGGTGGGTCCTTGGAGCTGTATGGGTGGTGTCAGGGGTGCTGGCCCTTCCTGGTTTGCTGCTCCGCTCTGTCAGAGAGGTGGATGTTGAGGGCACTGTGATCCTGTCCTGTCAAATGGACTACTCCATGCTGATAGGGGCCGAGGTGGAGGAGGCTGAGAGGGAGGAGGCAGAAATGTGGTCGGCTGCTGCTCTGAGCATCAAATCCACCCTGATCGGCTTCCTGCTTCCTCTGGTAGTCCTCCTGGTGTGTTACTGCTCACTTGCTCAGCTCCTCTGCAGACACTTTGGACATGGTCCTCGTCCAGACCGCAGACGCCAGCGTAGACTGCTCAGGGTCATTGTCACCTTGGTGATGGCGTTCTTCGTGTGCTGGCTGCCTTTGCATGTCAACAAAACGCTGTCCCTGCTCCTGGAGTTCGGCCTGGTCCCCTACACCTGCTCCCTGGATCAGATCTTGCTGGCGGCTCACCCATATGTCACCTGTTTGGCGTACCTAAACTCCTGCCTGAACCCGTTCCTCTATGCTGCCTGTGACCCATCGTTCAGAAAGAGATGCAGAGGAGCTCTCCAAGGACTGTGCCAGATGAACTCAAGAGGTGAAGAACCTCAGGAGAGAAAAGATGGAGAAGGGGAAGACAGAAGTTTTCCCACCAGGTCACAAAATGAACCGGAGGAAGTAGATCCGAAGCTGTAG